Proteins from one Cryptomeria japonica chromosome 4, Sugi_1.0, whole genome shotgun sequence genomic window:
- the LOC131028652 gene encoding glutamate decarboxylase 4 yields MALTETSHCSDGDIDCMFASRYLQNSLPKFELPQKSIPKEAAYQVISDELMLDSNPRLNLASFVTTWMEPECNKLIMEAINKNYVDMDEYPVTTELQNRCVNIIARMFHAPISDTEQAIGVGTVGSSEAIMLAGLAFKRKWQNTRKAQGKPYDNPNIVTGANVQVCWEKFARYFEVELKEVKLREEYYVMDPRKAVELVDENTICVAAILGSTYNGEFEDVKLLNDLLMEKNNKTKWDTPIHVDAASGGFIAPFLYPNLEWDFRLPLVRSINVSGHKYGLVYAGIGWIVWRGKQDLPEELIFHINYLGADQPTFTLNFSKGASQVIAQYYQLIRLGYEGYRMIIENCMANAKYLRDSLLRTGRFNMLSKEVGVPLVAFSLKDKLKYNEHDLSEHLRRFKWVVPAYNMAADVQHITLLRVVIREDFSRSLADRLVQDFRTVLDELDSLPFKREKGKRANVAASATGHGQGVLTRRKLKDLNAPRKTKAIC; encoded by the exons ATGGCGCTCACAGAAACTTCCCACTGTTCAGATGGTGACATTGATTGTATGTTTGCCTCTCGTTATCTTCAGAATTCTCTACCAAA GTTTGAGCTTCCTCAGAAATCAATTCCAAAGGAGGCTGCATATCAGGTCATCAGTGATGAGCTTATGCTTGATAGCAATCCAAGGCTTAATTTGGCCTCTTTTGTGACAACATGGATGGAGCCTGAGTGTAATAAGCTCATTATGGAAGCTATCAATAAGAACTATGTTGATATGGATGAGTACCCTGTCACCACTGAGCTTCAG AACCGGTGTGTGAATATAATAGCTCGAATGTTCCATGCACCTATTTCTGATACAGAGCAAGCTATTGGTGTTGGGACTGTGGGATCTTCAGAGGCTATAATGCTCGCTGGTCTTGCATTCAAACGCAAATGGCAGAACACGAGAAAAGCTCAAGGGAAGCCTTATGACAACCCCAATATTGTTACTGGTGCCAATGTCCAG GTCTGTTGGGAGAAGTTCGCTCGGTATTTTGAGGTGGAACTGAAAGAGGTGAAGCTGAGAGAAGAATATTATGTTATGGACCCTCGAAAAGCTGTAGAATTGGTAGATGAAAACACCATTTGTGTTGCTGCCATCTTAGGGTCTACTTATAATGGCGAATTTGAGGATGTGAAACTGCTCAATGACCTTTTGATGGAAAAGAATAATAAAACAAA GTGGGACACTCCAATACATGTTGATGCTGCAAGTGGTGGGTTCATTGCACCATTTCTGTATCCAAATCTGGAGTGGGACTTCAGGCTGCCATTGGTGAGGAGCATCAATGTGAGTGGGCACAAATATGGACTTGTTTATGCTGGAATTGGATGGATTGTTTGGCGTGGCAAGCAAGACCTTCCAGAAGAACTTATTTTTCATATCAATTATCTTGGAGCTGATCAACCCACTTTCACACTCAATTTCTCTAAAG GTGCAAGTCAAGTCATTGCTCAGTACTACCAACTCATTCGCCTTGGCTATGAG GGATACAGGATGATCATTGAAAACTGCATGGCGAATGCCAAATATTTACGTGATAGCCTTCTAAGAACAGGGCGATTCAATATGCTGTCAAAAGAGGTGGGTGTACCTCTAGTTGCCTTCTCTCTGAAGGACAAGCTCAAGTACAATGAACATGATCTTTCAGAACACCTGAGAAGGTTTAAGTGGGTGGTGCCTGCGTATAATATGGCTGCAGATGTTCAGCACATAACCCTTCTGCGTGTGGTGATACGAGAGGATTTCAGCAGAAGCTTGGCTGACAGGCTCGTACAAGATTTCCGTACAGTTTTGGATGAATTGGACTCCTTACCATTCAAGCGAGAGAAGGGGAAGAGGGCTAATGTTGCTGCTTCTGCAACTGGACATGGCCAGGGGGTTTTAACTAGGAGGAAGTTGAAGGACCTAAATGCCCCGCGCAAAACCAAAGCAATTTGTTAA